One Oryza brachyantha chromosome 3, ObraRS2, whole genome shotgun sequence DNA segment encodes these proteins:
- the LOC102709636 gene encoding protein P21-like, whose protein sequence is MASLLVVVVMLAATAADAVTFTVVNKCGYTVWPAALPSGDGTQLDPGQSWAVYVPAGTKGARVWGRTGCGFVSGGSLGQCQTGDCGGTLRCKAVGAPPVTVAEFSLGQVSGSGGEDYFDISLVDGFNAPMAIAPAGGRRCPRGGPTCAEQITLQCPGELRAKAGCNNPCMGNSTCGPTKDTEFFKRLCPETITYSGDNRGTTFTCPAGTGYRIVFCP, encoded by the coding sequence ATGGCGtccctcctcgtcgtcgtcgtcatgctcgccgccaccgcggctGACGCGGTGACGTTCACCGTCGTCAACAAGTGCGGGTACACCGtgtggccggcggcgctgccgtCGGGCGACGGCACGCAGCTCGACCCGGGGCAGAGCTGGGCCGTCTACGTGCCGGCGGGCACCAAGGGCGCGCGCGTGTGGGGGCGCACGGGCTGCGGCTTCGTCTCCGGCGGCAGCCTTGGGCAGTGCCAGACGGGCGATTGCGGTGGCACGCTGCGGTGCAAGGCCGTCGGGGCGCCGCCCGTCACGGTGGCCGAGTTCTCGCTGGGCCAGgtgagcggcagcggcggcgaggactaCTTCGACATCTCCCTCGTCGACGGCTTCAACGCGCCCATGGCCATCgcgccggcgggcgggcggcggtgccCCAGGGGCGGGCCGACGTGCGCGGAGCAGATCACGCTGCAGTGCCCCGGCGAGCTGCGCGCCAAGGCCGGGTGCAACAACCCGTGCATGGGGAACAGCACGTGCGGCCCGACCAAGGACACGGAGTTCTTCAAGCGGCTGTGCCCGGAGACGATCACCTACTCCGGCGACAACCGCGGCACCACCTTCACTTGCCCCGCCGGCACCGGCTACCGCATCGTCTTCTGTCCATGA